The Ruminococcaceae bacterium R-25 genomic interval ACAGTAGCTCAATAGTACGCTCTGGAGCTTATTAGCATCGTAAACGCCAAAGAGGCCTTCTAACTCTTCGCAGGCCTCGATCGAGGTCTTTCCGAAGACCTTTTTGTACTCTCTTAAGATGCTCGCGAGCTTTTTGTAGTTGCCTGCATAAGCTGCCGTGAAGGCAACGCTCTCACCTTTGTCCTTGCCCATGTCGAGCGCATCGTTCCAGTCAGCTCCTCTGAGCTTCATGTGGCCGTGCTCGCCTACATCGAAGAAAGATGCAAAGTTCTGAAGGAGGAGGTGCTCCATGACCGTGCCGCTGCAGGATACGCAGGAAAGATCGGTATCCTTGTCCAGCAGTTCCTCGCCTCTCATAACCTGGCGGTCGATGAAGTAGGGAGCCGTCTCATCAAGGATCTTGAGGTCACCCGTCTGCTTTATATAAAGGTCCATAGTCATGAAAGGCCACATTGCGTGGTCCATCCAGACACGTGTGATGCCATTTCTGTCAGCGATGAATTCGCCGCTCTTGCTGCCGATAATGGTTGCGTTCGTGCCGTCGCATCTTACGCCGCCGAAGTTATCGACGAGCATGCCTCTTACATCAGAAGGATCCATAATTATCAGCGCCAGGCAGTCCTGCCAGAGGTCTCTCCAGCCTCTGCCACCCTTGCCGTAATCGTGATGGGGAAGGAATGAGCAGCCGTATATCCTTCGAAGCATCGGCTGAACACCGACCCAGTACATCCAGTTGTCAAAGATCTTGTCACCTGTGTGGAATCTGACATTATTTTTGTCGACCCAGTAATTCATGTTATCGGCCCAGCCTTTATCGAAAGCCGTGGAATCTAAGTATTTAACGGCCTTTGCCTGAAGGGCATCAGATACAGAGAGGATCTCTTCTTCGGTATCGGAAGGCTTATCGAGGTCGTCTATTGCGAGCGCGAAAAAGTAATCAATGTCCTCGCCCGGTTCCAGTGTTTTTTTCGAAAACATAGCTGCGCCCATTGCTTCAAAGCCGTCAACGCGTGTGCCGGGCTTTGCAGCGGGAGCGCCTGTTACAGGGAATCTCGGGTTGTCGAAAGCTCCGCCTTCGCCGATGAAATCTTCTGCGACAGGGCAGAAGGATACAGGCTTATAGCCTTCACCTTCAGCTGCGAAGAAACCGTAGATGACCTTATTTCTTCTGTGTCCTCTCTCGTCGAAAGTGAGGGTGGGATCGTTTGTTACGCCGTATTCGGTAACGGTCATGCGGTTGAGCATGGAAGTAACGTTTCTGTGGTCTCTGATGTTGTCAGCCGAACGTCCGTAGATAGGTGTTGCGGCTGTCGGTGTGAAAGTAACGGGCGAAGTGCCGTTATTGGTAATTCTGACCCTTGTAAGTTCGATCCTGTCTGAGGTATTAACAGGTACGAAAGTGGTGATCCCGATCTCAAGATCCCTTTCGCTTATAAGGCGTCGGATGCTCTGCCATAAAAGGCCGTTTGTTAAGGTGACTTTGTCTTTTTCTTCTGTAAATCTTTTCGCATGCTGGGATGCGGAAGCGCCCGTTGCCGATATGAGAGTGCCGTCTTCAAAACAGAGCCAGAAGTTTCTGGTAGAGCGGTTGTTGTGAAGATTATCGGAGGATACGGGCTCTAAGATGAATGTGTTCTGGGAGGTCTTAAGATCGCCGCCTAATTCGGGCGTAAGGCATCCCATCATGCCGCTGGCTGCTCCAACGGGGAAGTAAAGATAGCTGTAAAGTTCGGGATCGTTTAATTTAAAAGTGCCGTTTTCATCAAAGAATTTATAACCTTCCATAGGTATAGTCTCCTTAATTGTATTAGCCACCTTCTGACAGTATAAATGATTTCACTCAACTTTTCCTCATGCATTTCAAGTTCGTTTTAGGTCAGGGGGCAATAATGTAGTCATCCAAGCAATAATGCTTTTCATATTTTCTTCATAACAGCCCCCAAGAAAAAAGTCCGGATGGTTCAGATCCGGACTCTTTTTTAGGTTTTTATTTTTTTCTTATCCCAGTTTGTTCAAAGTATCAAACAGGTGCAGTCAGTTAAAAGACGACTTTGTTTTTGCCTGTATTCTTGCCCGTATAAAGTTTGTTGTCAGCATCGCTGATCCAGTTATCGATCGACTGTCCTTTTGTGCGGGCTGCAACACCTGCAGTAATGGTGACTTTTATATGCCGGTCTTCGAAAACAAAATCTTCGGATTCTATATTCTTCCTGAGTTTTTCTATTCCGGCCAGAACTTGGTCTTCTTCTTTTCCGGAAACCAGTATCAGGAATTCCTCGCCGCCCCAGCGGGAGACTATTATATCGCTGCAGGCTTCCCTCATGATGTTTGCAATGCTTACGAGAATATAGTCACCTGCATTGTGGCCATACTGATCGTTGATCTTTTTGAAGTTATCGATGTCGGACATTATGACAAAAGCGGTCTTATCGCTTTTGTAGGCCTTTTCGATCTCGTCCATCATGAAGTGACGGTTATAAAGACCTGTGAGCCTGTCTTTGTGGGCAACGTCTTTGAGTTTCTTTTCGTAATCGCCGATCATGCTGAGTACAAGTTTTGAATAGAAGATCATGAACGAGATCGTAATGACGGAATTCATGGTCCAGACAAGGTCCCTTACCGTCGTATCAACCTCATATACCGCACCGTTAGCTGCGGAATAACCTGTGGAGACAAGATAACAGAATGCGACCGCGCCGCTCGTTGCGAATGCGTTGAGCTTTTTCTTGCCGAGCTTGTCAGCCATAAACTCAGCATAGAAACTGATCGGGATCATCGACATGCAGTAAAGATGGAATCCCATTCTGTATCCCAGAAAGACCGTGCATAAACACATATAAAGCGTGAGCCAGAAATATACGACTCTCGTATAGATCTCGAGACGGTCTTTCCTGATCAGGAAGTAACCGATAACATAGACCAGCGCGGTAGGAATGCTGAACCAGATCAGGAACGTTGCTTTGCAGTACACAAAGAAAGCCGCAAGCATAAATACCAGCACCAGGATTATGCCGTTGATTATGAGCGTGAATTTCTTTATGTCCTTGAGTTCCAAGAGCGAGGGCCTCCGAATGAATATGTACTTTAAGTATAAATTGGCTTTATGTTTTTAGTGTGAATGAATAGAAAACAATATCTCAAATGTACTTTATAATATTATCTGTCCGCGGTTTGGGCGCGGTCAATAACTAATTCTCAAGGAGAAAAAGGAATATGAAGATCGGATGCGTAAAAGAGATCAAAAACAATGAGTTCCGTGTAGGCCTCACACCCGACAATGTCAAAGCCTATGTCGCAGCAGGACACCATGTTTACATGGAAAAGGGCGCAGGAGTCGGTTCCGGCTTTACGGACAACGAGTACATCGATGCCGGTGCGTCGCTCATCGACAACGCCGCAGACATCTGGGCTCTCGTTGACATGATGGTCAAGGTAAAAGAACCCCTGCCGGAAGAATATCCGCTCTTCAGAGAAGGCCTTATTCTCTATACATATCTCCACCTCGCTGCAGACAAAGAGCAGACAGATGCTCTCCTCGATGGCAAGGTAAAGGCAGTTGCTTATGAGACGATCCAGGAAGCTGACGGATCACTTCCGTGTCTTGCTCCTATGAGCCAGATCGCAGGCCGTCTCTCCATTCAGGAAGGCGCCAAGTATCTCGAAAAGAAGTTCGGCGGTGAAGGAATCCTGCTCGCAGGCGTACCCGGCACACCTAAGGCAAATGTAGTTATCCTGGGCGGCGGTACAGTCGGCATGAATGCGTGCAAGATCGCTGTCGGCATGGGTGCTAATGTTACGATCCTTGACGTCAACCTCAAGAGACTTGAAGAGCTCGACAACAGATTCGGTTCACACATCCAGACATTGGTTTCCAACGATTCCAACGTCGAGAGAGCAGTCAAGGAAGCTGACCTCGTAATCGGTTCCGTACTTATTCCCGGCGGTTCTACACCAAAGCTCTTCAAGCGCAAATATCTTCCCGAGATGAAGAACGGCGCTGTATTCGTAGATGTAGCTATCGACCAGGGCGGATGTGGTGAATCTTCACGCGTCACCACACACGATGATCCGATCTTCGTAGAAGACGGTGTCGTTCACTACTGCGTAGGCAACATGCCCGGTTCAGTTCCGAGAACATCCACTATCGCTCTCACAAACGCTACACTCCGTTACGGTCTCCAGATTGCCGGTTCCGGCCTCGAAGAAGCTGTTAAGGCAAACAAGGCAATCGCCCTGGGCGTTAACTGCTACGACGGCAAGATCGTAAATAAGAATGTTGCCAAGGCATTGGATCTTGAATACGTTGATCTTGCAGAACTCATCTGACAGATCTTATTAACAGACTTTACCGGCGGCAGATCTTAAATGGTCTGCCGCTTTTTGTCCGGCTTGGCCGCCTTTGGATGGGACCAACACTTGATATCAAGCCTCAAAGCTTTAAATAGATAAAAGAATAAGTACAATTCAAAAAAGGGATAGTATAATCTTCTTATGGCACCCATTATTAACATCTATTCTGTAATCGTGGCCGATTTTATCGGTATTGCTATTCTTCTGACCCTGTTGGTCACAAGAGGCTGGAACCTGCCCGGACGTAAAGACGAGAGCCGGATCCTGTTCCGAATGATAATCGCATCGATCGCAAACTGCCTGATTGACTGTATTGCTTCGGAATTGGATGGAAAGATCGGAGCAGGACAGCAGTTCTATCATTTCGTGCTTTTGCTCGGCAACAGTTACCTTTTCCTGTATAACATCTTATTCGGAATTTTCCTGGTCCATATGATCATCAAACATATCGACAAGAAGATCACAAAGAGCCAGAAGATATGTTTCTTAATCGTAAGCTTTATTCAGTTTGCGCTGATCATTATTAATATCTTCGTGCCGGTCGTCTTCGACATCGATAAGATCAATGTTTACCACAGAGGACCGCTCTTCTTTGTCTTTATTGTCGCGGCCGTAGCGCTTATCCTCTATGGATACATTTTTTATTTCGTATCAAAGTTCAAGAACCCGGCGCTCCGTTATTTCCCGGTTATCGAGTTCTTTATGCCGATATTGTTATGTCTTATTATACAGACCATGGTTTACGGAATCTCTCTTGTGCCTGTAAGTATTGCAGTATCTCTTATCGGTATCATCAGCTCGCTGCAAAATGAGTGCATTTATATC includes:
- a CDS encoding glycosyl transferase family 36, which translates into the protein MEGYKFFDENGTFKLNDPELYSYLYFPVGAASGMMGCLTPELGGDLKTSQNTFILEPVSSDNLHNNRSTRNFWLCFEDGTLISATGASASQHAKRFTEEKDKVTLTNGLLWQSIRRLISERDLEIGITTFVPVNTSDRIELTRVRITNNGTSPVTFTPTAATPIYGRSADNIRDHRNVTSMLNRMTVTEYGVTNDPTLTFDERGHRRNKVIYGFFAAEGEGYKPVSFCPVAEDFIGEGGAFDNPRFPVTGAPAAKPGTRVDGFEAMGAAMFSKKTLEPGEDIDYFFALAIDDLDKPSDTEEEILSVSDALQAKAVKYLDSTAFDKGWADNMNYWVDKNNVRFHTGDKIFDNWMYWVGVQPMLRRIYGCSFLPHHDYGKGGRGWRDLWQDCLALIIMDPSDVRGMLVDNFGGVRCDGTNATIIGSKSGEFIADRNGITRVWMDHAMWPFMTMDLYIKQTGDLKILDETAPYFIDRQVMRGEELLDKDTDLSCVSCSGTVMEHLLLQNFASFFDVGEHGHMKLRGADWNDALDMGKDKGESVAFTAAYAGNYKKLASILREYKKVFGKTSIEACEELEGLFGVYDANKLQSVLLSYCNNVKTGFSGAKKVFDIDLLADDLEKKADWIISHIRETEWFTDSEGYSRYNGYYDNSGNALEKNGDKHGRPAMMLTGEVFTIMSGVATDEQIPEIIKSADKYIYDPSLGGYKLNTDFHEIKTDMGRMFGFSYGQKENGAVFSHMTVMFGNALYTRGFKEEGWKVIGTLYRHATDFGKSKIYPGVPEYFDPKGRGVYHYLTGAASWLMLTVLTEMFGIKGSYGDMVFEPKLLPSQFDSEGKASVEFEFNGKPVNVIYSMDANASAVKSIMVDGALVSEGTNVLPKDKIGGIIEVELD
- a CDS encoding diguanylate cyclase (GGDEF)-like protein, whose protein sequence is MELKDIKKFTLIINGIILVLVFMLAAFFVYCKATFLIWFSIPTALVYVIGYFLIRKDRLEIYTRVVYFWLTLYMCLCTVFLGYRMGFHLYCMSMIPISFYAEFMADKLGKKKLNAFATSGAVAFCYLVSTGYSAANGAVYEVDTTVRDLVWTMNSVITISFMIFYSKLVLSMIGDYEKKLKDVAHKDRLTGLYNRHFMMDEIEKAYKSDKTAFVIMSDIDNFKKINDQYGHNAGDYILVSIANIMREACSDIIVSRWGGEEFLILVSGKEEDQVLAGIEKLRKNIESEDFVFEDRHIKVTITAGVAARTKGQSIDNWISDADNKLYTGKNTGKNKVVF
- a CDS encoding alanine dehydrogenase translates to MKIGCVKEIKNNEFRVGLTPDNVKAYVAAGHHVYMEKGAGVGSGFTDNEYIDAGASLIDNAADIWALVDMMVKVKEPLPEEYPLFREGLILYTYLHLAADKEQTDALLDGKVKAVAYETIQEADGSLPCLAPMSQIAGRLSIQEGAKYLEKKFGGEGILLAGVPGTPKANVVILGGGTVGMNACKIAVGMGANVTILDVNLKRLEELDNRFGSHIQTLVSNDSNVERAVKEADLVIGSVLIPGGSTPKLFKRKYLPEMKNGAVFVDVAIDQGGCGESSRVTTHDDPIFVEDGVVHYCVGNMPGSVPRTSTIALTNATLRYGLQIAGSGLEEAVKANKAIALGVNCYDGKIVNKNVAKALDLEYVDLAELI
- a CDS encoding diguanylate cyclase (GGDEF)-like protein; the protein is MAPIINIYSVIVADFIGIAILLTLLVTRGWNLPGRKDESRILFRMIIASIANCLIDCIASELDGKIGAGQQFYHFVLLLGNSYLFLYNILFGIFLVHMIIKHIDKKITKSQKICFLIVSFIQFALIIINIFVPVVFDIDKINVYHRGPLFFVFIVAAVALILYGYIFYFVSKFKNPALRYFPVIEFFMPILLCLIIQTMVYGISLVPVSIAVSLIGIISSLQNECIYIDKLTGVYNRFELDRELKRLQKRRKETIVAYMLDLNGFKRINDDYSHEEGDQALIAFARILTDVFGSVGTVIRFAGDEFVALVYKGKESDIELYKQKTAEAVDKYNEISGKPYKLSAAVGGHVFDFSKEDTQDLVVVIDKMMYKDKDDYYKDRKRER